The proteins below are encoded in one region of Clostridium fermenticellae:
- a CDS encoding IreB family regulatory phosphoprotein, producing MGNDNTIQFDISKNKRDLTKEILTEVYDSLIKKGYNPVNQLVGYLISGDPTYITNYNGARALVRKLERDEIMEEVLKAYLGIK from the coding sequence ATGGGCAATGATAATACTATTCAGTTTGATATATCCAAAAACAAAAGGGATTTAACTAAGGAGATATTGACTGAAGTTTACGATTCGCTAATTAAAAAGGGATATAACCCTGTTAACCAATTAGTAGGATATTTAATCTCTGGTGACCCCACTTATATAACAAATTATAATGGAGCAAGAGCACTAGTAAGAAAGCTTGAAAGAGATGAAATTATGGAGGAAGTTCTAAAAGCTTATTTGGGGATAAAATAA
- the ruvX gene encoding Holliday junction resolvase RuvX, with protein sequence MRILGLDIGDRTIGVAVSDPLGFTAQGITTIRRKSEEKDIEKLKQICLEYEVDTIVSGLPKNMNGTLGPQSEKVLKFCDIIKDNIDLPIKMWDERLTTVAAHRAMLEADLSRNKRKKIVDKMAATYILQGYLDGMANKKDS encoded by the coding sequence ATGAGAATACTGGGATTAGATATAGGTGACAGGACTATAGGAGTGGCTGTAAGTGATCCTCTTGGCTTTACTGCACAGGGTATTACTACTATAAGAAGAAAAAGTGAAGAGAAAGATATAGAAAAATTAAAGCAAATTTGTTTAGAATACGAGGTAGATACTATTGTTTCTGGATTACCCAAAAATATGAATGGAACTTTGGGACCTCAGAGTGAGAAAGTATTAAAATTTTGTGATATTATAAAAGATAATATAGATTTACCTATAAAGATGTGGGATGAAAGATTAACCACCGTGGCAGCTCATAGAGCAATGTTAGAGGCTGATTTGTCTAGAAATAAAAGAAAAAAAATAGTAGATAAAATGGCTGCTACTTACATATTGCAAGGTTATTTGGATGGTATGGCTAATAAGAAAGATTCATAG
- a CDS encoding DUF1292 domain-containing protein: MENDAMTIMVNDEDGNEVEFRVITKLDIEDNEYVIVVPEDEKDYDEAVVLRIDKDSEGNDVLVTVDDDEFNMVQEAYYTLFDDE; the protein is encoded by the coding sequence ATGGAAAATGATGCAATGACAATAATGGTAAATGATGAAGATGGAAATGAAGTTGAATTTAGAGTTATAACAAAATTGGATATTGAAGATAATGAATATGTCATTGTTGTACCTGAAGATGAAAAGGATTATGATGAAGCTGTGGTACTTAGGATAGACAAAGATAGTGAAGGAAATGATGTATTAGTGACAGTTGATGATGATGAATTTAATATGGTACAGGAAGCTTATTACACGTTATTTGATGACGAATAA
- a CDS encoding Fur family transcriptional regulator encodes MSKLSPGEVERLKNSLKEKGYKLTPQRRAIVDIIIRNEGSHLTTEELYDLVKKDCPEIGLATVYRTIQLLEDLGVICKLDLDDGCGRYELVHQEENHQHHHLICKNCGKVLEVQADLLEGLENEIESKYDFKITNHSLKFYGICSECKNIKNK; translated from the coding sequence ATGTCAAAACTTTCACCTGGAGAAGTAGAGAGACTTAAAAATAGTTTAAAAGAAAAAGGATATAAGCTGACACCGCAAAGAAGAGCTATAGTTGATATAATAATAAGAAATGAAGGAAGTCATCTTACTACGGAGGAGTTATATGATCTAGTAAAAAAGGATTGTCCAGAGATAGGTCTTGCTACGGTTTATAGGACAATTCAATTATTAGAAGATCTTGGAGTAATATGTAAATTAGATTTGGATGATGGATGCGGAAGATATGAATTAGTACATCAGGAAGAAAATCATCAGCATCATCACCTTATTTGTAAAAATTGTGGAAAAGTACTTGAAGTACAAGCGGATTTATTAGAGGGTTTGGAAAATGAAATTGAATCTAAGTATGATTTTAAGATAACTAACCACAGTTTGAAGTTTTATGGAATATGTAGCGAATGTAAAAACATTAAAAATAAATAA
- a CDS encoding ribonuclease J: MRKEKEKIKIIPLGGLNEIGKNLTVIEYKNDIIVIDCGLKFPDEEMLGIDVVIPDTGYLQKNLDKVKGIFLTHGHEDHIGALPYVLKEVNVPVYGTKLTLGIVETKLKEHNMLDSVDLRCVKPKDIIKLENSSVEFIRTSHSIADAVAIAIHTPLGVILHTGDFKIDYEPIDGHVADLARFAELGKKGVLVMLADSTNVERPGYTMSESTVGNTFQKIFSEAKGRIIVATFASHIHRIQQVITAAMKYDRKVAISGRSMENIMEVAMELGYIKAAKDIFINIDSINKYPENKVTIITTGSQGEPMSALSRMAASEHKKVNIIPGDMVVISASPIPGNEKLISRVINQLFKKGADVIYEALADVHVSGHACQEELKLMHTLVKPKFFIPVHGEYRHLKQHGELAVKLGMNKNNIVIADNGDIIEVSRDSIRKNGVVMSGQIFVDGLGVGDVGNIVLRDRKHLSQDGILTVVVTIEKQTGNVIAGPDIISRGFVYVRESEDLMEEAREIVRGALKKCEEKHITEWASIKSNIKEVLRMFLYERTKRKPMILPIIMEI, translated from the coding sequence TTGCGCAAGGAAAAGGAAAAAATAAAAATTATTCCATTAGGCGGATTGAATGAAATCGGGAAAAATCTTACGGTCATAGAATATAAGAATGATATAATCGTAATAGATTGTGGATTGAAGTTTCCAGATGAAGAAATGTTAGGTATTGATGTAGTAATACCAGATACAGGATATTTACAAAAAAACTTGGATAAAGTGAAAGGGATATTTCTAACGCACGGTCATGAAGATCATATTGGTGCGTTGCCTTATGTATTAAAAGAGGTAAATGTACCTGTATATGGGACTAAATTGACATTGGGGATCGTGGAAACAAAATTAAAAGAACACAATATGTTGGATTCTGTTGACTTAAGATGTGTTAAACCGAAGGATATAATTAAACTTGAAAATTCGTCTGTGGAGTTTATAAGAACAAGTCATAGTATTGCAGATGCGGTTGCAATTGCAATACATACCCCACTTGGAGTGATTTTGCACACCGGTGATTTTAAGATAGACTATGAACCTATCGATGGACACGTTGCTGATCTCGCCCGTTTTGCTGAATTGGGTAAGAAAGGTGTATTAGTCATGCTGGCCGATAGTACTAATGTTGAAAGACCAGGATATACAATGTCGGAAAGTACAGTAGGTAATACTTTTCAGAAAATTTTCTCAGAGGCAAAGGGAAGAATAATAGTTGCAACCTTCGCTTCTCATATACACAGAATACAGCAGGTGATTACGGCTGCAATGAAATATGATAGAAAGGTTGCAATATCTGGAAGAAGTATGGAAAATATTATGGAAGTAGCGATGGAGCTTGGCTATATAAAGGCGGCAAAGGATATATTTATAAATATTGACAGCATAAATAAATATCCGGAAAATAAGGTAACTATTATAACGACGGGCAGCCAGGGTGAGCCTATGTCAGCACTTTCAAGGATGGCGGCTTCTGAGCATAAAAAAGTTAATATAATTCCAGGAGATATGGTGGTAATATCCGCATCACCTATACCAGGAAATGAAAAATTAATTTCAAGGGTTATCAATCAATTGTTTAAAAAAGGTGCTGATGTTATATATGAAGCATTGGCTGATGTACATGTTTCAGGTCACGCCTGTCAAGAGGAATTGAAGCTTATGCATACACTTGTAAAACCTAAGTTTTTTATTCCTGTTCATGGAGAGTATAGACATTTAAAACAACATGGTGAGTTGGCAGTAAAACTTGGTATGAATAAAAATAATATAGTTATAGCAGACAATGGGGATATTATCGAAGTATCGCGTGACAGCATACGAAAAAATGGAGTTGTTATGTCTGGACAGATATTTGTAGATGGTTTAGGCGTAGGCGATGTTGGTAACATTGTACTCAGGGATAGAAAACATCTTTCACAGGATGGTATATTAACGGTAGTTGTAACAATAGAAAAACAGACTGGAAATGTTATAGCTGGTCCTGATATTATATCCAGAGGATTTGTATACGTCAGAGAGTCTGAAGATCTAATGGAAGAGGCTAGAGAAATAGTAAGAGGTGCTCTTAAAAAATGTGAAGAAAAGCATATAACTGAATGGGCAAGTATAAAGTCGAATATAAAAGAAGTTTTAAGAATGTTCTTATATGAAAGGACGAAGAGAAAACCTATGATATTACCTATAATTATGGAAATATAA